The Pseudoalteromonas spongiae UST010723-006 genome window below encodes:
- a CDS encoding arsenate reductase family protein, which produces MIVIHHNPECGTSRNVLRFIRESGYTPVVIEYLKEGWTRPQLLALLAATGLTPRQLLRETKSPAKALGLLENGVSDQHILEHMLKHPILVNRPIVATKNGVKLCRPSETVFDLLDRLPKGPLTKEDGELVIDKNGKRVTLIDI; this is translated from the coding sequence ATGATTGTTATTCATCACAACCCCGAGTGTGGTACATCGCGAAATGTGCTGCGTTTTATTCGAGAGTCTGGCTATACCCCTGTGGTGATTGAATATTTAAAAGAAGGCTGGACACGGCCACAGCTTTTAGCACTATTAGCGGCAACAGGGTTAACCCCTCGCCAATTACTACGTGAAACCAAGTCGCCAGCCAAGGCGCTAGGACTGCTAGAGAATGGTGTATCTGATCAACACATTCTAGAACATATGCTAAAGCACCCCATTTTAGTTAACAGGCCAATTGTTGCGACAAAAAATGGCGTGAAGCTCTGTCGCCCTAGTGAAACTGTGTTTGATTTACTTGATCGGCTACCTAAAGGGCCGTTAACCAAAGAAGATGGTGAACTTGTAATAGACAAAAACGGTAAGCGAGTGACGCTCATAGACATATAA
- a CDS encoding AraC family transcriptional regulator, with protein MKHKHVTKNQYEHRLLNVIDYIYEHVDGELDVNALADVACMSNYHFHRIYREFAGETINVTVRRMRLLKAAALLLRSNLTQQQIAKQVGYGSVEAFNRAFSKHYGETPHQYRITRVEERVTLLYPKSNKEYTIMYQVEQHTVPAMSLIGVEHKGDYMKIGQAFEKLSVMASKLGLINENTRFFGIYYDDPKTVEQDKLSAKACISVDVTQLPEEHQFELLNIPSSKAVSLLFEGDYPELEKPYDWLFGEYLPQSNYQLKDFPPFEEYLNDAKNTPPQQLLTRIYCLTA; from the coding sequence ATGAAGCATAAACACGTAACTAAAAATCAGTATGAGCATCGGTTGCTTAATGTCATTGACTATATCTATGAACATGTCGATGGAGAATTGGACGTCAATGCCCTAGCGGATGTTGCCTGTATGTCGAATTATCACTTTCATCGTATTTACCGTGAATTTGCAGGTGAAACGATCAATGTAACAGTGCGGAGAATGAGGTTATTGAAGGCTGCGGCGCTTTTATTGCGGAGCAACTTAACCCAGCAACAAATTGCGAAACAGGTTGGTTATGGCAGTGTTGAAGCATTTAACCGTGCGTTTAGTAAACACTATGGTGAAACACCCCATCAATACCGAATAACGCGCGTTGAAGAAAGGGTAACCCTGCTCTATCCCAAGTCTAACAAGGAGTACACCATTATGTATCAAGTTGAACAACACACTGTGCCTGCCATGAGCTTAATTGGCGTTGAGCACAAAGGTGACTACATGAAAATAGGCCAAGCGTTTGAAAAGCTGTCTGTGATGGCGAGTAAGCTCGGTCTTATTAATGAAAATACACGCTTTTTTGGCATTTATTATGATGATCCAAAAACGGTTGAACAAGATAAACTCAGCGCGAAGGCATGTATCTCAGTTGATGTAACTCAACTACCTGAAGAGCATCAGTTTGAACTGTTAAATATACCCTCATCCAAAGCTGTTTCACTATTATTTGAAGGCGACTACCCTGAACTAGAAAAGCCTTATGATTGGCTGTTTGGTGAATATTTGCCTCAGAGCAATTACCAGCTTAAGGACTTTCCACCGTTTGAAGAATATTTAAATGATGCGAAGAACACACCGCCACAGCAGCTATTAACCCGTATATACTGTTTAACGGCTTAA
- a CDS encoding helix-turn-helix transcriptional regulator — protein sequence MELKLESAIQILLVGASFGVCLFILAHLWLKERVTSVRYLGLFYGANIANILDEWFWHFGVWQVAPILTNAYLPILYLIAPSFYLYVKGLTDPSYNNRLLANVKHGIGFIVSFLVCVPYFVLDSDIKLARLSAPSGTLEHLGLTTLGPTIVLLLLLPFSLCYVIAIVKLLAQHLNTIKSYFSNIDNRDLSWIRWSIIALCIAFAVSTIRIFLPERLSEEGWHNILFLTFELFWLVIVGVLSITQGPIYKSEVESERALLCADKQQGKYQNSPMQESDIERIKNKLNAAMADGFYKDPNLTLRKLSDLTGIAEIRISQVLNTAMNIGFYDFINSWRIKAACKSIERSEHTILEVAFEVGFNSRSTFNQAFKKHVGNTPSAYRKQLITEPNASEI from the coding sequence GTGGAATTAAAACTAGAAAGTGCTATTCAAATTTTGCTTGTAGGTGCATCTTTTGGCGTATGTCTATTCATTCTTGCGCATTTGTGGCTCAAAGAACGGGTGACATCAGTCCGTTATTTGGGACTATTTTATGGTGCGAACATCGCAAATATTCTTGATGAATGGTTTTGGCATTTTGGTGTATGGCAAGTAGCACCCATATTAACCAACGCATATCTGCCTATTTTATATTTAATCGCTCCTAGTTTTTATCTGTATGTAAAAGGGTTAACAGATCCTAGTTATAACAACCGTTTATTGGCAAATGTAAAGCATGGTATTGGGTTTATCGTAAGTTTCTTGGTGTGTGTACCTTATTTTGTGCTCGATAGCGATATTAAACTCGCCCGCTTATCTGCTCCATCAGGTACGTTAGAGCATTTAGGTTTAACAACTTTAGGGCCAACCATTGTTTTATTGTTGTTATTGCCGTTTTCGCTTTGCTACGTTATCGCCATCGTTAAGTTGTTAGCTCAACATCTCAATACTATAAAAAGTTATTTTTCTAATATCGATAATCGCGATTTATCATGGATCCGCTGGTCAATTATCGCCTTGTGTATTGCGTTCGCTGTATCAACGATCCGCATATTTTTACCCGAGCGGCTCTCAGAAGAAGGATGGCATAATATCTTATTCTTAACTTTTGAGCTGTTTTGGCTTGTGATCGTTGGCGTACTATCAATCACTCAAGGCCCTATCTACAAAAGTGAAGTTGAGTCAGAGCGAGCGCTACTTTGTGCTGATAAACAGCAAGGGAAATATCAAAACTCGCCAATGCAAGAAAGCGATATTGAACGAATCAAAAACAAACTGAACGCAGCCATGGCTGATGGCTTTTACAAGGATCCTAACCTTACCTTAAGGAAACTGTCTGATTTAACTGGAATAGCTGAAATTAGGATTTCTCAAGTGCTAAACACAGCCATGAATATCGGCTTTTATGATTTTATTAACAGTTGGCGAATTAAAGCGGCATGCAAATCTATTGAGCGATCTGAACACACTATTTTAGAGGTTGCATTTGAAGTAGGGTTTAATTCTCGCTCCACGTTTAATCAAGCATTTAAAAAGCACGTTGGGAATACACCAAGTGCATACAGAAAACAGCTTATTACTGAACCTAACGCATCTGAAATTTGA
- a CDS encoding S41 family peptidase → MQILKTLILSGVLALAGCDNRPNFPTSSTFNIEEHSGVWQSQGYGYLMKIDANGMQLFDTTRVGCVQKAMSSADIASHMAVFHTITDEHIWVSETPNSTRYYFNRLPNKDAKSVIDKCLTSPNHNPTDNFIYFTQTMSEHYAFFETYQQDWPKIVEQYESKVNDDMSQTELFNLFSNMIKKLDDAHVFLSARINDTSKRFQPNESRILRPALSRAFKEQNEIKDERTFRLNWYEYYKHQVRTAILNESANDIGKFIIWGMADNIGYINLQRMQNFSQSGSIQDDVLAIQQAMDTIMATLATSDAIIFDITANGGGHDEVGLAIAQYFNAKQRLAYSKTAFGGPTVPQKFYVNKANEPPYIKPVYLVTSDHTVSAAETFTMAMRAIPNVIHVGDTTRGNHSDVLDKTLLNGWHLGLSNETYQESDGKISEGIGLKPAQSYPIFSNDNIFESHSIAINTLVRDVKAKL, encoded by the coding sequence ATGCAAATTTTAAAAACATTAATCCTAAGTGGCGTACTCGCATTGGCAGGATGCGATAATCGCCCTAATTTTCCAACATCATCAACCTTTAATATTGAAGAACATTCGGGGGTGTGGCAGTCGCAAGGATATGGCTATCTAATGAAAATTGATGCAAACGGAATGCAACTCTTTGATACAACACGAGTAGGTTGCGTGCAAAAAGCGATGAGCAGTGCCGATATCGCATCTCATATGGCCGTATTCCATACGATAACAGATGAACATATTTGGGTGAGTGAAACTCCTAATTCGACGCGCTATTATTTTAATCGGTTACCCAATAAGGATGCGAAAAGCGTCATCGATAAGTGTTTAACGTCACCGAATCACAACCCTACTGACAATTTTATTTACTTTACTCAAACCATGTCAGAACACTATGCCTTTTTTGAGACATACCAGCAGGACTGGCCAAAAATTGTCGAACAGTACGAGTCGAAAGTGAACGACGATATGTCACAAACTGAACTGTTTAATCTCTTTTCAAATATGATAAAGAAATTAGACGATGCTCATGTGTTTTTATCGGCACGTATAAACGATACGTCAAAGCGATTTCAGCCGAATGAATCCCGTATTCTGCGCCCAGCATTATCGCGCGCGTTCAAAGAACAAAATGAAATTAAGGACGAACGCACCTTCCGTTTAAATTGGTATGAGTATTACAAACACCAAGTGCGCACCGCTATCTTAAACGAAAGTGCCAACGATATAGGTAAATTCATTATTTGGGGTATGGCTGACAATATTGGCTACATCAATCTTCAACGCATGCAGAACTTCTCACAAAGTGGCTCTATTCAAGATGATGTGTTAGCAATCCAGCAAGCTATGGATACCATTATGGCAACACTCGCTACCAGCGACGCGATTATTTTTGATATTACAGCCAATGGTGGTGGACATGATGAAGTTGGCTTAGCCATTGCGCAATACTTCAATGCGAAGCAACGATTGGCATATTCGAAAACCGCGTTTGGAGGCCCTACCGTACCTCAAAAGTTCTATGTAAACAAAGCAAATGAGCCACCATATATTAAGCCTGTCTATTTAGTAACAAGCGACCATACCGTTAGTGCGGCTGAAACCTTTACCATGGCGATGAGAGCAATTCCTAACGTGATTCATGTTGGTGATACAACACGAGGAAATCACTCCGATGTATTAGATAAAACACTGCTAAATGGCTGGCATTTAGGCCTATCTAATGAAACATATCAAGAAAGTGACGGAAAAATATCTGAAGGTATTGGACTTAAACCAGCGCAGTCATACCCCATTTTTTCAAACGACAATATATTTGAAAGCCATTCAATTGCTATAAATACCTTAGTTAGAGACGTAAAAGCAAAATTGTAA
- a CDS encoding LysR family transcriptional regulator: MNRLKQMMIFAHIVEAGSISAAGEQLNLSKSVISQNLKQLEQSLGVVLLKRTTRRLSLTDAGERFYTKCKTINSIADNAWEQAQAYLAQPKGRIRITAPNALMETLVTPVIAKLMKDYPGLKPELISADEQLDFMANDIDLAIRVGRSADSNLTQKRIGSFNDVLCGAAGVAQKNIDTLPYIANVWQGNSIKHTFTRPDGSEQLFSTEAQCTTNSFYACVALIKAGAGIGIVPDFYLSRFESELVPVDSNLKLPSNPVFAIHPFGKNQPLNVAVCVEGIQKHLQNLVGDS, translated from the coding sequence ATGAATCGACTTAAGCAAATGATGATTTTTGCCCATATTGTTGAGGCAGGATCGATATCGGCAGCTGGTGAACAACTCAACTTATCGAAATCAGTGATAAGCCAAAACTTGAAACAACTGGAACAATCGCTGGGAGTTGTTTTACTCAAGCGCACAACACGTAGGTTGTCACTGACAGATGCGGGGGAGCGTTTTTACACCAAGTGTAAAACAATTAACTCGATTGCGGATAATGCATGGGAGCAAGCGCAAGCTTATTTAGCTCAGCCAAAAGGGCGTATTCGCATTACTGCGCCAAATGCCTTAATGGAAACGTTAGTAACGCCAGTGATTGCAAAGCTAATGAAAGACTATCCAGGGTTAAAACCAGAACTGATAAGCGCGGATGAACAGCTTGATTTTATGGCAAACGATATTGATTTGGCGATTAGAGTTGGCAGATCTGCAGACAGTAACTTGACGCAAAAACGCATTGGGTCGTTTAATGATGTATTGTGTGGTGCAGCGGGGGTTGCGCAGAAAAACATCGATACATTGCCCTACATTGCAAATGTTTGGCAGGGGAACAGCATAAAACACACGTTTACGAGGCCAGATGGCTCTGAACAACTTTTCTCTACTGAGGCGCAATGCACCACGAACTCATTTTACGCGTGTGTGGCATTAATTAAAGCCGGTGCGGGTATTGGGATTGTTCCAGATTTTTATTTGTCGCGATTTGAAAGTGAATTAGTACCGGTAGACTCAAACCTTAAATTGCCTAGCAACCCGGTTTTTGCAATTCATCCTTTTGGTAAAAACCAACCGCTTAACGTTGCAGTGTGTGTAGAAGGTATCCAGAAACACTTACAAAACTTAGTGGGCGATAGCTAA
- a CDS encoding nuclear transport factor 2 family protein, with protein sequence MTEQQILNACKDGITAWQNAFNNQDAAGCAAQYSKHAIMHARPFGTFKGSTEIESFWQGIIEQGFKDVEYTDVAWSKFDDKSFILSSKWTMNKAYGVVHRELWRVEEDGKARLIDDEFEVQGER encoded by the coding sequence ATGACTGAACAACAGATTTTAAACGCCTGTAAAGATGGTATTACGGCATGGCAAAACGCATTTAACAACCAAGACGCAGCTGGCTGTGCTGCACAATACAGTAAACATGCCATTATGCATGCTCGCCCTTTCGGTACGTTTAAAGGCTCTACAGAAATTGAATCTTTCTGGCAAGGGATCATTGAACAAGGATTTAAAGACGTTGAATACACAGATGTTGCATGGTCAAAGTTCGATGATAAGAGTTTTATTCTCAGCTCAAAATGGACAATGAATAAAGCGTATGGTGTTGTACATCGCGAATTATGGCGCGTTGAAGAAGACGGCAAAGCGCGCTTAATTGACGACGAATTTGAAGTGCAAGGTGAACGTTAA
- a CDS encoding S41 family peptidase: MKKIAFFTLLLPFTATANPFDCKTEFEWLKTTFENNDAGFEYAVSTKGESSYKSHNAAYLSAVKNSGSATECHQYLKGWLSFFRDGHIHIGINTDGEEVQNKTSKIHEFNELAFSQYLDTKQTEDWEGIWAFSGYKLALKKEGSDYNAYVIESSNESWKKGQIKFTIHDSGNGTHTVSYYMSDHSFRSIDSVSNLDKNHLVIGKNWLTLSRQNEKTASAPSVTQYVKLIAARKPLFEVLSNKTALLRIPSFDHSFKKEIDKVIKDNLDTILQTENLIIDIRGNGGGSDVSYEEILPIIYTNPIRTIGLEFLSTTLNNSRMLQFMQDDNFSDEDKEWAKESYNKLENRLGEFVNLEDDTITVETFDRVHPLPNNVGVLIDNRNGSTAEQFLLAAKQSKKVKLFGVTTRGVLDISNMYQVQSPSKHFTLYYSLSKSFRIPEMAIDSKGIQPDFYIDASVPAFQWIDHTQKILEAR; encoded by the coding sequence ATGAAAAAAATTGCGTTTTTTACACTTCTTTTGCCATTTACCGCGACTGCAAACCCGTTTGACTGTAAAACCGAGTTTGAGTGGCTCAAAACCACGTTTGAAAATAATGATGCTGGATTTGAATATGCTGTTTCTACAAAAGGTGAAAGCAGCTATAAAAGCCACAATGCTGCATACCTTAGCGCCGTTAAAAACAGTGGTTCAGCAACTGAATGTCATCAATATCTAAAGGGCTGGTTGTCATTTTTTCGAGATGGCCATATTCACATTGGGATTAATACCGATGGTGAAGAAGTACAAAACAAAACGTCTAAAATTCATGAGTTTAATGAATTAGCTTTTAGCCAGTATCTTGATACCAAACAAACAGAAGACTGGGAGGGGATTTGGGCATTTTCAGGCTATAAACTAGCGTTGAAAAAAGAAGGTTCGGACTATAACGCTTACGTTATTGAGTCGAGCAATGAAAGCTGGAAAAAGGGGCAAATTAAATTCACAATTCATGATAGCGGCAACGGCACACATACAGTGAGCTACTACATGTCAGATCACTCCTTTCGTTCTATCGATTCGGTAAGTAACCTAGATAAAAACCATTTAGTGATAGGGAAAAATTGGTTAACGTTGTCACGCCAGAATGAAAAAACTGCGAGCGCACCATCAGTTACTCAATATGTGAAGCTTATTGCGGCGCGCAAACCACTATTTGAGGTGTTATCAAATAAAACTGCATTGCTTAGAATTCCGTCATTTGATCATAGTTTTAAAAAAGAGATTGATAAGGTTATCAAAGATAACTTAGATACCATTTTGCAGACAGAAAATTTGATTATCGATATACGTGGTAACGGCGGTGGTAGTGATGTTAGCTATGAAGAGATATTGCCAATTATTTATACCAACCCTATCCGCACTATCGGCCTAGAGTTTTTGTCTACAACACTTAATAACTCGCGAATGCTGCAGTTTATGCAAGATGATAACTTTAGCGACGAAGACAAAGAATGGGCAAAGGAGAGTTATAACAAGTTAGAAAACCGGTTAGGTGAATTTGTTAATTTGGAAGACGATACGATCACTGTTGAAACATTCGATCGTGTGCATCCACTGCCTAATAATGTTGGTGTATTAATTGATAATCGCAATGGAAGCACGGCAGAGCAATTTTTATTGGCAGCTAAGCAAAGCAAGAAAGTGAAATTGTTTGGTGTAACAACCCGTGGCGTTTTAGATATTTCCAATATGTACCAAGTTCAGTCGCCCAGTAAACACTTTACACTCTATTACAGCCTATCAAAGAGTTTTAGAATTCCAGAGATGGCGATAGACAGTAAAGGCATTCAACCCGACTTTTACATTGATGCGAGCGTGCCAGCTTTCCAATGGATTGATCATACACAGAAAATTTTAGAAGCGCGTTAA
- a CDS encoding TolB family protein encodes MKRIAILGSVLLTSIALLSGCQLNTPSQEPTYSIAFSYKVNDERHIHFADADGNYAKQVTNFIKVEGYPSVSPDGTKMAFYGKYDNNKTWSIHIVNLDGSDIRRITNTPSVWDSAPSWSADSQNITFAREYKNEQGEWQNEIWIAAADGSKTQQLKSLRGLGPKLISNNRILFFTQDKTSAIYIANADGSNLVQLTNNDAENWYPDLSPNEQKIVFMSNRDGNREIYSMNIDGTNQKRLTYNNVDDWNPSWSSDGKEIIFTSEVPNQFSDIYKMNRDGSELQKLITGASQASWIKAP; translated from the coding sequence ATGAAACGGATAGCGATTTTAGGAAGTGTACTTTTAACATCGATTGCCTTGTTATCAGGGTGTCAACTAAACACTCCTTCACAAGAACCAACTTATTCCATCGCTTTCTCATACAAAGTCAATGACGAACGTCACATTCATTTTGCCGATGCAGATGGTAACTACGCTAAGCAAGTGACCAATTTTATCAAAGTAGAAGGCTACCCTTCGGTTTCTCCAGATGGAACAAAAATGGCTTTTTATGGCAAATACGATAATAACAAAACTTGGTCTATCCATATCGTTAATCTTGATGGCTCAGACATTCGCCGAATTACAAATACGCCAAGCGTTTGGGATAGCGCTCCATCTTGGTCTGCCGATAGTCAAAATATTACTTTTGCTCGAGAATACAAAAATGAGCAAGGTGAGTGGCAAAATGAAATTTGGATTGCTGCTGCGGATGGTTCGAAAACACAACAATTAAAATCGCTTCGAGGCTTAGGGCCTAAATTAATCTCTAACAATAGAATATTATTTTTCACTCAGGATAAAACTAGCGCTATTTACATCGCCAACGCAGACGGCTCTAACTTGGTCCAGTTAACTAATAATGACGCCGAAAATTGGTATCCAGATCTTTCACCTAATGAACAAAAAATTGTGTTTATGTCTAATAGAGATGGTAATAGAGAAATTTATTCTATGAACATAGATGGCACGAACCAAAAACGACTGACCTATAACAATGTTGACGATTGGAACCCATCTTGGTCTTCAGATGGTAAAGAAATTATATTTACGTCTGAGGTGCCAAATCAATTTTCCGACATATACAAAATGAACCGTGATGGAAGCGAATTACAAAAGCTGATTACCGGCGCTTCACAAGCATCATGGATTAAGGCACCGTAA
- a CDS encoding alpha/beta hydrolase: protein MKSLKISFALVAIASLASIYTYIRYLEHYTSPYLDVVINSHVLGESRKIFIRLPDKYNAQKSYPLVIKTDGNFNLDRWAETVAKHDDAIVLAIPNQFWTDTRNRDLVPPFARKDVNINARPTNQTARELFGRADTFLAFIETELLPYIESRYKISDDRSLSGYSAGGSFVLYTMITQPSLFNAYFAFSPAAWYDDSVVVKEFKKNLVKLEGAPKFFYLSLGAKEPSIITGSFKGLLAALDENAPNNLVWAHQFTEGADHGTNPYMSIPTAVNEYSAFKQKL from the coding sequence ATGAAGTCTTTAAAAATCTCATTCGCCCTTGTCGCAATTGCTAGTCTGGCATCTATTTATACTTATATTCGTTATCTTGAACACTACACATCTCCCTATCTAGATGTAGTGATTAACTCTCACGTTTTGGGCGAGAGTAGAAAAATTTTTATCCGCTTACCCGATAAATATAATGCGCAAAAAAGTTATCCCCTTGTTATTAAAACCGATGGCAATTTTAATTTAGACAGATGGGCTGAAACAGTTGCCAAGCATGATGACGCTATCGTTCTGGCAATACCAAATCAATTTTGGACAGATACACGAAATCGCGACTTGGTTCCGCCATTTGCGAGAAAAGACGTCAATATTAACGCGCGCCCAACTAATCAAACGGCAAGAGAGCTGTTTGGCCGTGCAGATACGTTTTTAGCCTTTATTGAAACCGAGTTGCTGCCCTACATAGAAAGTCGTTACAAAATATCAGACGACCGTTCACTCAGCGGTTATTCTGCAGGTGGCAGTTTTGTCTTGTACACCATGATCACTCAACCCTCGCTATTTAATGCATATTTTGCGTTTAGCCCAGCAGCGTGGTACGACGACTCAGTGGTTGTAAAAGAATTTAAGAAGAACCTAGTTAAACTTGAAGGTGCTCCTAAGTTTTTTTATTTAAGCTTAGGAGCAAAAGAACCGTCTATTATTACAGGCTCGTTTAAAGGACTGTTAGCAGCGCTCGACGAAAATGCACCTAACAACTTGGTTTGGGCCCATCAATTCACAGAAGGTGCTGATCATGGTACCAACCCCTACATGTCTATACCCACAGCCGTAAATGAGTATTCAGCTTTCAAACAAAAGCTTTAG
- a CDS encoding type III secretion system chaperone, with protein MVIKQAEGIMDSCFNFIALIEEYQKLKGIAHLNWEAGNSFSLSNEEFEINIGFDEQSQTILLVSYVGVINSSNKEDTYLRLLLENYANRSGSNAFWGFYSTDEATLTIKKAAHHTDQYVFSQWVEQLCLDTHKARQLLKELAESNAHTNHTDLSKTYTQNQFITP; from the coding sequence ATGGTTATTAAACAAGCAGAGGGAATTATGGATAGTTGCTTTAATTTTATAGCGCTTATTGAGGAATACCAGAAACTTAAAGGCATAGCGCATTTGAATTGGGAGGCTGGAAACAGCTTCTCTCTCAGTAATGAAGAGTTTGAAATTAACATTGGGTTTGATGAGCAATCTCAAACTATTCTTCTCGTTAGCTACGTAGGTGTAATTAACTCAAGTAATAAAGAAGACACCTACTTAAGGCTGCTGTTAGAGAACTATGCAAATCGCTCGGGTAGTAATGCTTTTTGGGGATTCTATTCCACTGACGAAGCCACACTCACAATCAAAAAAGCAGCTCATCACACAGACCAATATGTGTTTTCACAGTGGGTCGAGCAATTATGTTTAGACACTCACAAGGCACGCCAGCTTTTGAAAGAGTTAGCCGAGTCAAATGCGCACACTAATCATACAGATTTGAGCAAAACCTATACACAGAATCAATTTATCACACCTTAA
- a CDS encoding aspartyl protease family protein codes for MKAILSTVVVGIMSFSTNANQENTKPVTMPMQFTQYGHVMVDVQLNNADTVPMVLDTAATSGVISNSLLNELALPESALEKEEVTSATSKMILTQANVNTTRVGHTSVMDLPYITQDLTVLKTAQGKVPGILGYGFLEKHCTVLDFVKSEVTFHAQTCSEQVTHDLKSQAFWLDEEFIKFNVEFNGHNVDAVLDTGAPINIINSLLLAKLDVEKKDKEDLKGLHGKAIQKQKLGEVSFNIGEHTVTSANTTVSDMPVFKKLGYENKPVILMGLADFKGGKLVIDYQAKHIYF; via the coding sequence ATGAAAGCAATTTTAAGTACAGTAGTTGTGGGTATTATGAGTTTCTCAACTAATGCAAATCAAGAGAACACGAAACCAGTTACAATGCCAATGCAGTTCACACAATATGGCCATGTTATGGTGGATGTTCAGTTAAATAACGCCGACACAGTACCTATGGTTTTAGATACCGCAGCTACTTCAGGAGTTATTTCAAATAGTTTATTAAATGAGTTGGCATTGCCAGAAAGCGCACTCGAAAAAGAAGAAGTGACCAGTGCAACAAGTAAAATGATACTCACGCAAGCAAACGTCAATACAACCCGTGTTGGTCATACTTCGGTGATGGATTTACCTTACATAACACAAGATTTAACCGTGCTTAAAACCGCACAAGGTAAAGTGCCGGGTATTTTAGGGTATGGATTTTTAGAAAAACACTGCACCGTTTTAGATTTTGTTAAAAGTGAAGTGACTTTTCATGCACAAACCTGTTCAGAGCAAGTTACGCATGATTTAAAATCGCAAGCGTTTTGGCTTGATGAAGAATTTATTAAGTTTAATGTTGAGTTTAATGGCCACAATGTTGATGCGGTGTTAGATACAGGCGCACCTATAAATATCATTAACTCTCTCTTATTGGCAAAGCTTGACGTTGAGAAAAAAGACAAAGAAGACCTCAAGGGCCTTCATGGCAAAGCAATACAAAAACAAAAGTTAGGTGAGGTAAGTTTTAATATTGGCGAACATACCGTAACTAGCGCTAATACAACGGTCTCTGATATGCCAGTATTTAAAAAACTCGGCTATGAAAATAAGCCAGTAATACTAATGGGCCTTGCAGATTTCAAAGGCGGAAAATTGGTTATCGACTATCAAGCCAAGCATATTTATTTTTAA